A section of the Scyliorhinus torazame isolate Kashiwa2021f chromosome 21, sScyTor2.1, whole genome shotgun sequence genome encodes:
- the LOC140398037 gene encoding uncharacterized protein, which produces MLHCFQSRRVVFQTRDVYRKQFKHAATDYMYTVTDWNHMDINTWGDLMMPGAQEFLLQQSSRCQAYAIKYIIGEFETREPDTEKGCWYPSPNTVSILFDTSKLPYCSGLNQSVFPVDPTMVFEPAPFGCWNEELTQDPVMENVRLLKEGEVTNDYIAINGPWQSNEKARFNAIQFGTNPVTNYSLDVERPWKIKKMLKTNHVLTLKDDFDPNEITRGVEGRDLVHQRKKKVLSTLAGEIHLTPHWESTDPILLRTPDHVDFPNGLRYNCALVPNSPQILIKSDPGWSPDLIIQKSVEGWIRVELLIKYQMKYPKSQWNITEGSTKPDGEDLTKVKTLFPHTEGMSRTVAIVKGKLVDKCELTHMDTSMEVQAAGSSGQAPTPTCQASTSGEPKLYPQMKKESS; this is translated from the coding sequence ATGTTGCATTGTTTTCAATCAAGAAGAGTTGTCTTTCAAACAAGAGATGTTTACAGAAAACAGTTCAAACATGCAGCCACCGATTACATGTACACTGTGACAGACTGGAATCACATGGATATTAATACATGGGGAGACTTAATGATGCCAGGAGCACAGGAATTTCTACTCCAGCAGAGTAGCAGATGTCAGGCTTATGCTATAAAATACATTATAGGTGAATTCGAGACAAGAGAGCCAGATACTGAAAAGGGTTGTTGGTACCCAAGTCCAAATACAGTATCCATTTTATTTGACACCAGTAAACTGCCATACTGTTCCGGTTTGAATCAAAGTGTTTTTCCAGTCGATCCAACCATGGTATTTGAACCTGCACCATTTGGTTGCTGGAACGAGGAATTGACTCAAGATCCAGTCATGGAAAATGTAAGACTGTTAAAAGAGGGAGAAGTTACAAATGATTACATTGCCATAAACGGTCCATGGCAAAGTAACGAAAAAGCAAGATTTAATGCTATTCAATTTGGTACCAACCCTGTGACAAACTATTCATTAGACGTTGAGAGACCTTGGAAAATTAAAAAGATGCTAAAAACAAATCATGTATTAACATTGAAAGACGACTTTGATCCAAACGAAATAACTAGAGGTGTGGAAGGTAGAGACCTAGTTCACCAAAGAAAGAAAAAAGTACTATCTACGTTAGCGGGTGAAATACATTTGACACCACATTGGGAAAGCACAGATCCAATACTTCTGAGAACACCTGATCATGTTGACTTTCCAAACGGTCTAAGATATAATTGTGCATTAGTTCCTAACTCACCACAAATCTTGATTAAATCAGACCCAGGTTGGAGTCCAGATCTAATAATTCAAAAATCAGTAGAAGGATGGATAAGAGTAGAATTGTTAATTAAATATCAGATGAAGTATCCAAAGTCACAATGGAATATCACAGAAGGAAGCACAAAACCAGACGGCGAAGATTTGACCAAAGTAAAGACCTTATTCCCTCATACGGAGGGAATGTCTAGAACGGTGGCCATAGTGAAGGGTAAATTGGTGGATAAATGTGAATTAACTCACATGGACACATCAATGGAAGTTCAAGCTGCTGGATCAAGCGGACAAGCTCCAACACCTACTTGCCAAGCAAGTACTTCAGGAGAACCTAAACTGTATCCTCAGATGAAAAAAGAATCCAGCTAG